One stretch of Castor canadensis chromosome 14, mCasCan1.hap1v2, whole genome shotgun sequence DNA includes these proteins:
- the LOC109677502 gene encoding zinc finger protein 557-like, with protein sequence MQLVTFEDVAANFTVEEQALLDPSRKNLYRDVMRETLRNLGALVTILESEFLSTCLGQQVVSGQASPPSEHLPSQEVFKDAHPEALIADVRNSPDGTYIRCTLHPKL encoded by the exons ATG CAGTtggtgacctttgaggatgtaGCTGCGAACTTCACCGTGGAGGAGCAGGCCTTGCTGGATCCTTCACGGAAGAATCTCTACAGAGATGTGATGCGGGAAACCTTGAGGAACCTGGGTGCTCTAG tcaccatcttggaatcggAATTTCTCAGCACATGTCTTGGTCAGCAGGTCGTGTCTGGCCAGGCTTCTCCGCCTTCAGAGCATCTTCCTTCCCAGGAGGTCTTCAAGGATGCTCACCCGGAAGCCTTGATTGCAGATGTACGAAACTCTCCTGATGGCACATACATAAGATGCACCCTGCACCCAAAGCTGTGA